Proteins encoded in a region of the Chitinivibrio alkaliphilus ACht1 genome:
- a CDS encoding hybrid sensor histidine kinase/response regulator — translation MGALLKRGISRCLQSPFCIILLYFCISITWIAFSDAALERITHDTGQLTFLQTWKGFFFVTATTIFLYALIRTMLNKNIETIHKKYQLITDIPHPIMEYSSQDKITFLNPAFTETFGYTREELPNYSSWCTKAVRTPSSEHQDVPEKGISYDVRDLHGTIHHVQLFSLQQGEKTLLLFKDITEQLAQKQAIALSEKMRALGELAGGISHDFNNQLSAIHGVAELLKEDKSLSKDGRENLDIILAATHHAATLTEKLSSFSRKDVPEFTPVHFTHLLRTISTICERTFNKDIHVTHTLPKEDIFVHGNKSALQNALLNIVLNARDAMPEGGTLAIRLTKDGPTSLLLTISDTGCGIPEAIQDRIFEPFFTTKDPGHGLGMGLASAYTTLEKHGGTIEIESSPERGSVFKITLPRTDKKEDIPAEEEYTLSSKNTPRKRILIADDEPAVQRILAKIIAQRLHHSVHCCSNGIEAVEYAEGESSPIDLAILDIIMPEMDGVSAAQELRKIQPNMKIIFISGFSEEQQRKHINDMGAQGFLAKPFSLATITAEISRVLS, via the coding sequence ATGGGAGCACTACTCAAAAGGGGTATCAGCCGATGTCTTCAAAGCCCCTTTTGCATTATTCTACTCTATTTTTGTATCAGCATTACGTGGATTGCCTTTTCCGATGCCGCCCTTGAACGCATAACCCATGACACAGGACAGCTTACCTTCTTACAAACGTGGAAGGGGTTCTTCTTTGTCACAGCAACCACAATTTTTCTCTATGCCTTAATTCGCACCATGCTCAATAAAAACATAGAGACAATTCATAAGAAGTACCAACTAATTACAGACATTCCCCACCCTATTATGGAGTATTCATCTCAAGACAAAATTACCTTTCTGAACCCGGCATTTACGGAAACCTTCGGCTACACCCGGGAAGAACTACCAAACTATTCCTCCTGGTGTACAAAGGCCGTGCGTACCCCCTCTTCCGAGCACCAAGATGTCCCAGAAAAGGGGATTTCCTACGATGTTCGAGATCTTCATGGTACGATCCATCACGTACAACTTTTTTCTTTGCAACAGGGAGAAAAAACACTCCTTCTTTTCAAAGATATTACTGAGCAACTTGCACAGAAACAGGCCATAGCTCTCTCGGAAAAAATGCGTGCCCTGGGAGAATTAGCCGGGGGCATCTCCCATGATTTCAACAATCAACTCTCAGCCATACATGGCGTTGCAGAACTTCTCAAAGAAGACAAAAGCCTTTCAAAAGACGGTCGTGAAAATCTTGATATTATTCTTGCTGCGACACATCACGCTGCCACCTTAACAGAAAAACTATCTAGCTTCTCCCGTAAAGATGTCCCCGAATTTACACCAGTACATTTCACCCACCTCCTTCGTACTATTAGCACTATCTGTGAACGAACCTTCAATAAAGATATACACGTAACACACACCCTTCCCAAAGAAGATATCTTTGTACATGGAAATAAATCAGCCTTACAAAATGCACTTTTAAACATTGTTCTTAACGCCCGAGACGCCATGCCAGAGGGGGGAACTCTCGCAATACGCCTTACAAAAGATGGCCCCACGTCACTGCTCTTGACAATTTCAGATACAGGATGCGGCATTCCCGAAGCCATTCAAGATCGTATCTTTGAGCCATTCTTCACCACAAAAGACCCGGGCCATGGCTTGGGTATGGGCCTTGCATCGGCCTACACGACCCTTGAAAAACATGGGGGAACAATTGAAATTGAGAGTAGTCCGGAGAGGGGCAGTGTGTTCAAAATCACGCTTCCCCGTACAGATAAAAAAGAAGACATCCCTGCCGAGGAAGAATACACTCTTTCTTCAAAAAACACTCCCCGAAAAAGAATTCTCATTGCCGATGATGAACCGGCGGTACAACGAATTCTTGCAAAAATTATTGCACAACGGCTTCACCACTCCGTTCACTGCTGTTCCAATGGTATTGAAGCCGTAGAGTATGCTGAAGGGGAATCTTCTCCCATTGACTTGGCAATTCTTGATATTATCATGCCGGAAATGGATGGGGTAAGTGCTGCTCAGGAGTTACGGAAAATTCAACCGAATATGAAGATTATCTTTATCTCAGGTTTTTCGGAGGAACAACAGCGAAAACATATTAATGATATGGGCGCCCAGGGGTTTCTTGCTAAACCCTTCTCTCTTGCCACGATCACCGCTGAGATTTCCCGAGTACTCTCCTAA
- a CDS encoding NAD(P)/FAD-dependent oxidoreductase, protein MIQTIVIGSGIYGYTAACAAKLRGDTVQLITQDLPKSHSYDEKGYLFGAWSRHAVGHDIISGKNHLQESLRTCSARTLRTLLAGMGVALTTNTAGQCSISGNTSQDMAEAFSSWADRLGVSVIHEPIKKIEYGIKEFVVQLERGKTEKSHRLIVATSPLEDNAPCTAFIRAMGHTLTAAPPLPRPLSTTQNLEKPCRVKGRIVLWSSTGKKITHTDGEILFSGTTIDGPAVRRITPFVHKEDDSLTIDFLPQLDEGEVKKALNREIEQGGHKTYAELLACFIPPALIPSCENHLHARGCTSSVPNLRKKERREILFTLKQFPCIPESTGPSREPSWVVDIHDRHEKTGESTRCEGLFFAGPCLGIQLHESIAVHVHIATAYTTGITPVSEDE, encoded by the coding sequence ATGATACAGACCATTGTTATCGGCAGTGGTATTTACGGCTACACCGCTGCCTGTGCAGCGAAACTACGGGGTGACACGGTACAGCTAATTACCCAGGATCTCCCCAAAAGCCATTCCTATGACGAAAAGGGGTATCTTTTCGGTGCGTGGTCTCGCCATGCCGTGGGACATGACATCATCTCAGGGAAAAACCACCTCCAAGAATCTCTTCGCACCTGTTCTGCACGAACGCTCCGAACACTCTTGGCTGGAATGGGCGTAGCCCTGACCACAAATACAGCGGGACAGTGCAGCATCTCAGGGAACACATCACAGGATATGGCAGAGGCGTTCTCCTCCTGGGCAGATCGTCTTGGAGTATCCGTCATCCATGAACCTATCAAAAAGATAGAGTACGGCATAAAAGAGTTTGTGGTCCAGTTAGAGCGGGGAAAAACCGAAAAATCCCATCGTTTAATAGTAGCCACCAGCCCCCTTGAAGACAACGCCCCTTGTACCGCCTTTATTCGAGCAATGGGGCATACCCTCACAGCCGCTCCCCCCCTTCCCAGGCCCCTCTCTACCACGCAAAATCTGGAAAAACCGTGCAGGGTTAAGGGCCGTATTGTGCTGTGGTCTTCCACCGGAAAAAAGATCACCCACACCGATGGGGAGATTCTCTTTTCCGGTACAACCATCGATGGACCAGCAGTTCGTCGTATTACCCCCTTCGTACACAAGGAGGACGATTCACTCACCATCGACTTTCTTCCTCAATTAGACGAGGGAGAAGTAAAGAAAGCCCTAAACCGGGAAATAGAACAGGGAGGACATAAAACCTACGCCGAGTTACTCGCCTGCTTTATTCCCCCAGCACTCATACCTTCTTGTGAAAACCATCTCCATGCTCGGGGCTGCACCTCTTCGGTGCCGAACCTCCGAAAAAAAGAACGAAGAGAAATACTCTTTACACTCAAACAATTCCCCTGTATTCCCGAAAGTACAGGGCCTTCCCGTGAGCCCTCCTGGGTCGTTGACATCCATGATCGCCATGAAAAAACAGGAGAATCTACTCGCTGTGAAGGGCTCTTTTTCGCTGGCCCGTGCCTGGGAATACAGCTCCATGAATCCATTGCCGTGCACGTTCATATAGCAACGGCATATACCACCGGCATTACGCCTGTATCGGAGGATGAATGA